One Candidatus Nanopelagicales bacterium DNA window includes the following coding sequences:
- a CDS encoding copper resistance protein CopC, producing the protein MTKRRIRLASTCITTTLASAAVSLILISTAAAHTDLQSVVPADGSTISAPPEEVVLTFNENLLNTGTKVVITNQNKTIVAKDSARAVGRSAVLPWAAELPNDTYTVSYRVVSTDGHPITGTTTFTLLSPNRSPSPTEKSAAPISPSPDAIVEPSGASSLTDPNVLIGAAIGTIGGIGIVLVQRRRKKARQQE; encoded by the coding sequence ATGACAAAGAGGCGAATCCGTCTTGCCTCCACGTGCATTACGACAACTCTGGCGAGCGCCGCTGTGAGCTTGATCTTGATCTCCACAGCTGCTGCACACACCGATCTGCAGAGCGTCGTGCCCGCTGACGGCTCGACGATATCCGCACCTCCCGAAGAAGTGGTGTTGACGTTCAATGAGAACCTCCTCAACACGGGCACCAAAGTCGTGATCACAAACCAAAACAAGACGATCGTGGCAAAGGACAGTGCCAGAGCCGTGGGCCGCAGTGCTGTGTTGCCGTGGGCAGCGGAACTTCCGAACGACACCTACACCGTCTCCTACAGAGTGGTATCCACAGACGGCCACCCGATAACCGGTACCACTACGTTCACCCTGCTCTCCCCGAATCGGAGTCCTTCGCCCACTGAGAAATCCGCCGCGCCAATTTCGCCAAGTCCGGACGCAATTGTTGAGCCATCTGGGGCGAGTTCCCTGACCGATCCGAATGTGCTGATAGGTGCTGCCATCGGAACAATTGGCGGTATCGGGATAGTGCTAGTGCAACGACGACGTAAGAAAGCCCGTCAACAGGAATGA
- a CDS encoding cytochrome c biogenesis protein CcdA: protein MTDLVFNGALVPALTIAFLAGIIAFVSPCVLPLAPGYLSYVTGLTGSEVSTGTGARSRLLLGTVLFILGFSAVFVSYGLAFGSAGYLLLEYQNVINRILGVLVILMGLVFIGVIPGLQREWRFHRAASFGILGAPLLGIAFGIGWTPCIGPTLAAVQTLAFTEGGAYRGAALSLAYCLGLGLPFIVLALAFQRMVGAVSWLREHSQLIMRLGGAMLIAVGILLVSGLWGEFTIWLRVTAPNFQTIL from the coding sequence ATGACCGATCTCGTCTTCAATGGGGCGTTGGTACCTGCACTGACTATCGCTTTCCTTGCAGGAATCATCGCCTTCGTTAGTCCATGCGTGCTGCCGTTGGCTCCCGGCTATTTGTCCTACGTAACCGGCCTGACAGGTTCTGAAGTGAGTACGGGCACAGGTGCTCGCAGTCGCCTACTCCTGGGCACCGTCCTGTTCATCCTTGGCTTCAGCGCAGTTTTCGTTTCGTACGGCTTGGCTTTTGGTAGCGCCGGCTATCTGCTCTTGGAGTACCAGAATGTCATCAATCGAATTCTTGGCGTTCTGGTGATTCTCATGGGCTTGGTATTTATTGGCGTGATCCCAGGCCTTCAACGTGAATGGCGCTTTCATCGAGCCGCTTCATTCGGAATTCTCGGAGCACCACTGTTGGGCATTGCATTCGGCATTGGGTGGACCCCGTGCATCGGCCCAACCTTGGCGGCGGTGCAGACCCTGGCATTCACCGAAGGAGGTGCTTACCGAGGCGCAGCGCTCTCGCTTGCCTATTGCCTCGGATTGGGATTGCCATTCATTGTCTTAGCGCTCGCATTTCAAAGGATGGTAGGAGCGGTGAGTTGGCTGCGAGAGCACTCGCAGCTGATCATGCGCCTGGGGGGCGCCATGCTGATAGCCGTCGGAATACTCCTGGTCTCGGGGCTATGGGGAGAATTCACTATTTGGCTGAGAGTGACCGCGCCGAATTTCCAGACGATCCTTTAG